CAAATTCTTGAAGAATTAGGTTTGAGTTATGAACATATGCCATCTGGTATTGATGATATTTCAATCATTTTACGAGAACGCCAATTAACCATCGAAATCGAAGAAGAGTTGATGAAGCGTTTAGAAAAAGAGCTAGAACCCGACGAATTAAGAATTACTCATGGCTTATCAATGTTGATGGTCGTAGGTGAAGGCATGCGCCAAAGAATCGGGGTAATGGCTGATAGTACTGCTGCTTTAGCTTTTAACAAGATCAACTTAGAAATGATCAACCAAGGTTCTTCTGAGGTCAGTATCATGTTTGGTATTCAGGAATCACAAGAGAAAAAAGCCATTCAAGCGCTGTATCAAACATTTTTTGAAAAATAGCCTGTAAAAAATAATAAAAGTTGAGATAGAATGCCTTTAAAGAGCGAAACAAAACTGATCTTTCGTTTTGTTCCGCTCTCAACTTTTTTGACTTTAAGGCTATTTATCCTGGGTTTCAACACTCTTTCTTTGCCTTTCCAATTCTGCTTTAATCTTGGGTTCTGGCGCAAAATCAGCTTCCCAGTTGTCTGGTTTCAACACTTTATGCGTTATTGGATGATAATGTGGCTTTCCATCAGGAAATATTTTCCCCATATTAGCTTCATGAACAATAGAAAAAATTTCAGTCGGATCAACGCCTAATAGCGAAAAAGAACCATAAGTAAAGTACAGTAAATCGATTAACGCATCTACTTGTTCAACCAAAGGATCCGTTACAACTTTTTTCTTACCAAGCACTTTTTCTTCTGCCTGATCGACAGATTTTTTTAATTGCTTTACTAAATCTTTAAAGACAAGCGGATCATTGTTCGCTGAACCATATAAAAATTCAACTAATTCTTCAATCTTAAATCCTGCACGATCAGATGCCTGTTTAGCAGAAAATCGTGTTGGGGTATCAGGTCTTCTATTATCAAATTTTTTATGAAATGCTTCTGTTTTTTCAAACGGATTATCGATTTTCATTAAATCCCTCCTAAATATAAAAGCTGAATGAGCCTAGTTAGCTCTGAGTGTAAAATAGGCATTGGTGACTGAGGGGCTCCTTCCCTCTTTCTCCAATTCTCTTTTTACCAAAGAGCTGGCCCGTTTAGCTAGACTATATAAAAGCTGAATGAGCCTGGTTAGCTTTGAGTGTAAAATAGGCATTGGTGACTGAGGGGCTCCTTCCCTCTTTCTACAGTTCTCTAAGGAATAACATCATAATGCTTCAAAGCGTGGTAAATTCCGTCTTCTTCATTTGTTTTAGTGACATAATCTGAAATTTGTTTTACCTCATCTTCCGCATTGCCCATCGCTACACCGATTCCCACACCATGTAACATTTCAACATCATTCCAGCTGTCACCAAAAGCCATGACTTCATCTAACGTAAATTCAAAATACTCAGCACATGCTTGAATGCC
The DNA window shown above is from Enterococcus sp. 4G2_DIV0659 and carries:
- a CDS encoding HAD family hydrolase — its product is MKIDNPFEKTEAFHKKFDNRRPDTPTRFSAKQASDRAGFKIEELVEFLYGSANNDPLVFKDLVKQLKKSVDQAEEKVLGKKKVVTDPLVEQVDALIDLLYFTYGSFSLLGVDPTEIFSIVHEANMGKIFPDGKPHYHPITHKVLKPDNWEADFAPEPKIKAELERQRKSVETQDK